GCGCCCCGGCGCCGACGCGCCAGCCGCCGACTCAGCCCTCGCCGTCGCCCCCGCGCATCGGCACGAACCGGACGCCGCCGTGGTCCTCGCGCTCGACGCCGTCGCCGTCGATCCGCAGGGACACGAGCCGCTGGCCGCCGCCGAGCCGTCCGCCGTCGGCGTCGACGGGCGCGACGACCCGGCCGCCCTCGCGAACCTGATCGACCACCGGGTCGGGGATCTCCGGGGCTGCGCAGGTGAGATACGCCGCGTCGTAGGACGCGTGCTCGGGCCACCCCTCCCGGCCGTCGCCGACGCGGACGCGGACGGCGTCGTAGCCGAGCCGCGAGAGCCGGTCGCGCGCGTCCGCCGCCAGGTCCGGGTCGTACTCGACGGAGTACACCCGTGCCGGACGGACGAGTTCGGCCGTCACGGCGGCGTGGTAGCCGCAGCCGGTTCCGACCTCCAGCACGTCGTCGCCCTCATCGACCTCCAGCAGCGAGCACATCAGCCCCACCACCGACGGCGCGCTCGCGGTCTGCCCGTCGCCGATGGGCACGGGACGGTCGGCGTACGCCGCCTCGACGCCGTCTTCGGGGACGAACTCGTGGCGCGGCACGGCCCGCAGGGCCGCGAGGGCCGTCGGGTCGATGTCCGGGCGCCGGCCCAGCCGGTCGACCATGCGCTCGCGGGCTGTCTCGGGGTCCATACCGGTGCTTCGGGCGCCGACCGCAAAATCGCTTGTCCGGCTCGGCGCCCCGTGCGGCTACGGCTCCCGGAGGCCGTCGATCAGCTCGCGGAACGCCGCGCCGTCCAGGGCCGCGGAGGCGCCGGCCCAGGCGGCGTACCGGACGCCGTCCTCTGCCCACAGTGCCTCCCACGCGCCGTGCTCCTCCGTGAGCGCGGCGTAGTACGCGTCGGTCCCGCGGAGGTCGATCCGCTCGCGCGTCTCGGCCGACTGGTCGGCCGGCTCCGGCGGGATATCGGGGGCGAGCGAGCTGTCGGGCGCGGCCGCGGTGATCCAGAGGTGGTCGCTCGCGTTCGCGCGGTTTCGGAACACCAGTTCGACGGCGTCGGCGTCGGGGAACGCGAGCGCCGAGTCGAGGACGACGGCGTCGCCGTCGGGAACCAACGGCCGCACCGGCGGATCGTACGCGAGCGACGCCAACGAGACGGGACGGCTCCCGTCGTACGGTCGCGGGCTCGAGTAGTCCCACAGGCCGTGGGGAACGCCCGGCGGACGGCAGCCGTAGCGGACCCAGTAGTTCAGCGCGTGAAACGGCGCCCCGCGGACCCCGGCGCTGGCGGCGGCGTCGGCGGGCGCGACCCCGCGCAGGACCGCCGTGAGTTCGTCGTCCGTGAACTCGCCGTCGGTGACCGACACCTCGAATTGGGCCCGCTCGCGCTGGAGGCACGCGCCCCGTCTGTCCTGGTAGTCAATGCCGAGCCACCCGACCGCGTCGCCGCAGTTGACCGGCGTGGGGTCGGGCGTCCGCCACAGCGGCGCGACGCTCGCGGCCGGCGGCGCCCAGTCGTAGAGGAACTGCTTGATCCGGAACGCGCGGTCGTCGCCGCGGACGACGGCGCGGACGCTTGCGGGGTTGCCGTCGCTCCAGGGCGTCTGGCCCAACTCCTCGGCGCTCACGCCGTCGGGGCGCCCCGGCGGCTGTTCGGGCCGGTACG
This genomic stretch from Halobaculum roseum harbors:
- a CDS encoding protein-L-isoaspartate(D-aspartate) O-methyltransferase, which codes for MDPETARERMVDRLGRRPDIDPTALAALRAVPRHEFVPEDGVEAAYADRPVPIGDGQTASAPSVVGLMCSLLEVDEGDDVLEVGTGCGYHAAVTAELVRPARVYSVEYDPDLAADARDRLSRLGYDAVRVRVGDGREGWPEHASYDAAYLTCAAPEIPDPVVDQVREGGRVVAPVDADGGRLGGGQRLVSLRIDGDGVEREDHGGVRFVPMRGGDGEG